The Staphylococcus carnosus genome has a segment encoding these proteins:
- a CDS encoding DUF1292 domain-containing protein, which yields MSEKNNNQDAELQINNDEELLTLYDEEGNEVLYRKVLEFYHPEFDKEYVILAEEGESTDDDDMIELIPMINVPDEEGDGGKFLPVDTEEEWDMIEEVVNTEME from the coding sequence ATGTCTGAAAAAAACAATAATCAAGATGCAGAATTACAAATCAATAATGATGAGGAACTTTTAACTTTATACGATGAAGAAGGTAATGAAGTATTATATCGTAAAGTATTAGAATTCTATCATCCTGAATTCGACAAAGAATATGTGATTTTAGCTGAAGAAGGCGAATCCACTGATGACGACGATATGATCGAATTGATTCCGATGATTAATGTACCAGATGAAGAAGGTGACGGCGGTAAATTCTTACCAGTCGACACTGAAGAAGAATGGGATATGATTGAAGAAGTCGTTAACACTGAAATGGAATAA
- a CDS encoding ATP-dependent RecD-like DNA helicase, protein MSNPTLFDYSMVKGTVEAILFQNKENFYTVLKVDPIETNEEFDSMPTVVGFFPEIAEGDVYTFKGQAVTHPRYGKQLKAETFEKELPQTKDAIVSYLSSDLFKGIGKKTAENIVDTLGENAINKILDDEQALAEVPHLSKKKQKQIAEQIYSNQEVEKIMIRLHDLGFGPKLSMNIYQVYQVETLTEIEENPYQLVYDVKGVGFNKADTLAKNLGIEYNDPERLKAGLLYTIEEECIKQGHTYLPKDYVIEASQDTLSQVHSESIDAQLLEEMIVQLTEEEKLVEADETLSVPSLYYSEVKSVQNLYRIEAHQTKLETIEQSDLQMHIGEIEDVNNVNYAASQKEALETAINSKVMLLTGGPGTGKTTVIKGIVELYAEIHGLSLDYDDYNEDDYPVALAAPTGRAAKRLQESTGLEAMTIHRLIGWSQETKPEDVLENEINAKLIIIDEMSMVDTWLFHQFLNAVPIDAQVILVGDEDQLPSVGPGQVFKDLIDSKVVPRVNLTEVYRQQDGSSIIELAHKMKLGQPIDITQRFHDRSFIPCSADQIPDVVNKVVTSAVKKGYDMSDIQVLAPMYRGSAGIKRLNKVLQDILNPKQEDTREIEFGDVVFRKGDKVLQLVNRPSDNIFNGDIGVIQGIFWARENELNKDVLVVDFDGNEITFTKQDMMELTHAYCTSIHKAQGSEFPIVIMPIVKQYYRMLQRPIIYTGLTRAKQSLVFLGDSQAFDIGMQTYGQVRMTRMAQLLRDYFGAETSESSDETESDADTNTVIAERNSKVIELSEETLFEIDPMIGMGNVTPYSFANEK, encoded by the coding sequence TTGAGCAACCCTACATTATTTGATTATTCAATGGTCAAAGGTACAGTTGAAGCCATTTTGTTTCAAAACAAAGAAAACTTCTACACTGTACTCAAAGTAGATCCGATCGAGACAAATGAAGAATTTGATAGTATGCCGACCGTTGTAGGGTTCTTTCCTGAAATTGCGGAAGGAGATGTTTATACTTTTAAAGGTCAAGCTGTCACTCATCCTCGATATGGTAAACAATTAAAAGCAGAGACATTTGAAAAAGAATTACCTCAGACCAAAGATGCGATTGTAAGTTATCTCTCAAGTGATCTATTCAAAGGCATCGGAAAGAAAACAGCCGAAAATATTGTAGATACACTTGGGGAAAATGCGATCAATAAAATTCTTGATGATGAACAAGCTTTAGCAGAAGTACCGCACCTGTCTAAGAAAAAGCAAAAACAAATTGCAGAACAAATTTACAGTAATCAAGAAGTTGAAAAAATCATGATTCGCCTGCATGATTTAGGATTCGGTCCTAAATTATCGATGAATATCTATCAAGTCTACCAAGTTGAGACTCTTACTGAAATTGAGGAAAATCCGTATCAGCTTGTCTATGATGTTAAAGGGGTCGGCTTTAATAAAGCTGATACATTAGCTAAAAATTTAGGGATAGAATATAACGATCCTGAAAGATTAAAAGCTGGATTATTATATACAATTGAAGAAGAATGCATTAAACAAGGACATACGTACTTGCCGAAAGATTATGTGATTGAAGCATCTCAAGATACATTATCTCAAGTACATAGTGAATCAATTGATGCTCAATTGTTAGAAGAGATGATTGTACAGTTGACTGAAGAAGAGAAGCTTGTAGAAGCAGATGAAACACTCTCTGTACCAAGTTTATATTATTCGGAAGTTAAAAGTGTCCAAAATTTGTATCGAATTGAAGCTCATCAAACAAAACTAGAAACAATTGAACAATCAGACTTGCAGATGCATATCGGAGAAATAGAAGATGTTAATAACGTAAATTATGCTGCATCTCAAAAAGAAGCACTTGAAACTGCTATTAATTCTAAAGTCATGTTGCTAACAGGTGGGCCAGGTACAGGTAAAACAACAGTGATAAAAGGTATTGTAGAATTATATGCAGAAATTCATGGACTGTCTCTTGATTATGATGATTATAACGAAGATGATTATCCTGTCGCTTTAGCAGCACCAACAGGCAGAGCAGCTAAAAGACTGCAAGAATCTACGGGATTAGAAGCCATGACGATACATCGGTTAATCGGTTGGAGTCAAGAAACAAAACCAGAAGACGTTCTTGAAAATGAAATTAACGCTAAGCTGATTATTATCGACGAAATGTCGATGGTCGACACCTGGTTATTCCACCAATTTTTAAATGCGGTGCCAATTGATGCACAAGTTATCCTAGTAGGTGATGAAGATCAATTACCTTCAGTAGGTCCAGGACAAGTATTTAAAGATTTAATTGATTCTAAAGTAGTGCCGCGTGTGAACTTGACTGAAGTTTATCGTCAGCAAGACGGATCAAGCATTATCGAATTAGCACATAAAATGAAATTAGGGCAGCCGATTGATATTACACAACGTTTTCATGACCGCAGCTTTATTCCGTGCAGTGCAGATCAAATACCGGATGTAGTTAATAAAGTGGTCACTTCTGCTGTGAAAAAAGGTTACGATATGAGTGATATTCAGGTACTTGCACCGATGTACAGAGGTAGTGCTGGTATTAAACGATTGAATAAAGTACTTCAAGACATTTTAAACCCTAAACAAGAAGATACACGTGAAATTGAATTCGGCGATGTCGTTTTTCGAAAAGGCGATAAAGTACTCCAATTAGTTAATCGACCGAGTGATAATATTTTCAATGGAGATATCGGGGTGATTCAAGGTATCTTTTGGGCAAGAGAAAATGAATTGAATAAAGACGTATTAGTCGTTGATTTTGACGGTAATGAAATTACATTTACCAAACAAGATATGATGGAACTTACGCATGCCTATTGTACTTCCATTCATAAAGCACAAGGATCAGAATTTCCAATTGTGATAATGCCGATAGTTAAACAATATTACCGCATGCTGCAAAGACCGATTATTTATACTGGTTTGACACGAGCAAAACAATCTTTGGTTTTTCTAGGTGACAGCCAAGCTTTCGATATCGGCATGCAAACCTATGGCCAAGTGCGAATGACACGTATGGCACAGTTATTGCGCGATTACTTCGGTGCAGAAACAAGTGAATCATCTGATGAAACCGAAAGCGATGCAGACACAAATACAGTCATTGCTGAGCGGAATTCAAAAGTTATTGAGTTATCGGAAGAAACATTATTTGAAATTGACCCTATGATTGGCATGGGCAATGTCACACCTTATAGCTTTGCGAATGAAAAATAA
- a CDS encoding IreB family regulatory phosphoprotein, whose translation MNNYDKTMRFNLDDVPKENVKSVLTNVYNTLKERGYDPVNQIVGYLLSGDPAYIPRHNEARNQIRRIDRDEIMEELVSNYLNASKDN comes from the coding sequence ATGAACAATTATGATAAAACAATGCGCTTTAATCTTGATGATGTTCCAAAAGAAAATGTTAAATCAGTGCTGACTAATGTATATAATACCTTGAAAGAACGCGGTTACGATCCTGTAAACCAAATTGTTGGATATCTCTTATCTGGAGATCCAGCTTATATTCCGCGTCATAATGAGGCAAGAAATCAAATCAGAAGAATCGACCGCGACGAAATTATGGAAGAACTTGTTTCAAATTACTTGAATGCGTCTAAAGATAACTAA
- a CDS encoding tetratricopeptide repeat protein, with product MKQEAIYQLIKEGKFEAALKALFENIEKNPEAIENYINSGILLAEAGEVEKAEKFFQKALTLNPDNGAIYYNLANVYYNAESFNDAIKLYQQALQKGVVDEADTNYMIGMSFNQLGAFKEAMPFLMRASELDDKNDEEIQFQYGLVLCHLEMFEAAVAQLDKVLAQNPENTDALYNRGLAGYMKTENTEDALPYFERAVEIDPKHLLSQHAIKTFKQLDQEGE from the coding sequence ATGAAACAAGAAGCAATCTATCAACTCATTAAAGAAGGTAAGTTTGAAGCAGCTTTAAAAGCGCTTTTTGAAAATATAGAGAAAAATCCTGAAGCAATTGAAAATTACATCAACTCAGGTATATTGCTTGCTGAAGCGGGAGAAGTAGAAAAAGCAGAGAAGTTTTTCCAAAAAGCTTTAACATTAAATCCAGACAATGGCGCAATTTATTATAATCTGGCCAATGTTTACTATAATGCGGAAAGTTTCAATGATGCGATTAAACTGTATCAGCAAGCCTTGCAAAAAGGTGTTGTAGATGAAGCGGATACCAATTACATGATCGGTATGTCGTTCAATCAATTAGGCGCATTTAAAGAAGCAATGCCGTTTTTAATGCGTGCATCAGAACTTGATGATAAAAACGATGAAGAAATTCAATTTCAATATGGACTAGTGCTGTGCCACTTAGAAATGTTTGAAGCAGCCGTCGCGCAATTAGATAAAGTGCTTGCACAAAATCCTGAAAATACAGATGCACTTTATAACCGCGGTTTAGCAGGATACATGAAGACGGAAAATACAGAGGATGCACTGCCATATTTTGAACGCGCAGTTGAAATTGACCCTAAACATTTATTGAGCCAACATGCGATAAAAACGTTCAAACAACTTGATCAAGAGGGGGAATAA
- a CDS encoding O-methyltransferase — MDKNENYLINLSQKHPHELEALRPYAEENNVPIIHPLSLDMIKQLIRIHHSKQILEIGTAIGYSAMHFASVNQDIQVWTIERDETMQATAKENLANFSYGSQVHMIKGDARETFEDVQDKTFDMIFIDAAKAQSQKFFELYTPLLKEGGLVIIDNILYHDFVADIDVVRSRNVKQMVKKIQKFNTWLNDNPHFETNFLDIEDGLAIAIKGESK; from the coding sequence ATGGATAAAAATGAGAATTACTTAATTAATTTATCGCAGAAACATCCGCATGAATTAGAAGCGTTAAGACCTTACGCTGAAGAAAATAATGTTCCGATAATCCATCCTTTGTCGTTGGATATGATTAAACAGTTAATACGAATTCATCATTCTAAACAAATTTTAGAAATCGGAACTGCAATCGGCTATAGTGCGATGCATTTTGCATCTGTCAATCAAGATATACAAGTGTGGACCATCGAAAGAGATGAAACAATGCAAGCGACTGCTAAAGAAAACCTTGCAAATTTCTCATACGGTTCGCAAGTTCATATGATTAAAGGAGATGCAAGAGAGACATTTGAGGATGTTCAAGACAAAACATTCGATATGATTTTTATTGATGCCGCTAAAGCACAATCTCAAAAATTTTTCGAACTCTATACACCACTGCTCAAAGAAGGCGGACTCGTCATTATAGATAACATCTTATACCATGATTTTGTAGCTGATATTGATGTGGTCAGAAGTCGTAATGTAAAACAGATGGTAAAGAAAATTCAAAAGTTTAATACATGGTTGAATGATAATCCACACTTTGAAACAAACTTTTTAGATATAGAAGATGGATTAGCTATCGCAATAAAAGGAGAGTCAAAATGA
- a CDS encoding peptidase U32 family protein produces the protein MKKPELLAPAGNLEKLKIAVHYGADAVFLGGQEYGLRSNADNFTMEEIKEGVEFADRYGAKIYVTTNIIAHDENMDGLEDYLRNLEATGATGIIVADPLIIETCKAVAPKLEIHLSTQQSLSNYKAIEYWKEEGLDRVVLARETGAMEMKEMKEKVDIEIEAFIHGAMCIAYSGRCTLSNHMTARDSNRGGCCQSCRWDYDLLEVDEDGELDLLYKDEAVTPFAMSPKDLKLIESIPNMMDLGIDSLKIEGRMKSIHYIATVVSVYRKVIDAYAEDPQNFKIKPEWLIELDKCANRDTASSFFEGTPGYQQQMFGNESNKKSPYDFCGLVLDYDEATKIATIQQRNHFKPGQEVEFFGPEIEGFKQIVDTIYDEEGNELDAARHPLQIVQFKVDHPIYPNNMMRKEV, from the coding sequence ATGAAAAAACCTGAGCTGCTGGCACCTGCCGGAAACTTAGAAAAATTAAAAATCGCAGTACATTATGGTGCAGATGCGGTATTCTTGGGCGGCCAAGAATATGGACTACGCTCAAATGCTGATAACTTTACGATGGAAGAAATCAAAGAAGGTGTAGAATTTGCTGACCGTTATGGCGCTAAAATCTACGTCACAACGAACATCATTGCACATGATGAAAACATGGACGGCTTAGAAGATTATTTAAGAAATCTTGAAGCCACTGGTGCAACAGGTATTATTGTGGCAGACCCATTGATTATTGAAACATGTAAAGCAGTCGCACCTAAATTAGAAATCCACCTTTCTACTCAACAATCACTCAGCAACTATAAAGCGATTGAATACTGGAAAGAAGAAGGGTTAGATCGTGTAGTACTTGCGCGTGAAACAGGCGCAATGGAAATGAAGGAAATGAAAGAAAAAGTCGATATTGAAATCGAAGCCTTTATTCATGGTGCAATGTGTATCGCATATTCAGGCCGTTGTACATTAAGCAACCATATGACAGCACGAGATTCTAATAGAGGCGGATGCTGTCAAAGCTGTCGCTGGGATTATGATTTATTAGAAGTAGATGAAGATGGAGAACTTGATTTATTGTATAAAGATGAAGCAGTGACACCATTTGCGATGAGCCCTAAAGATTTGAAATTAATCGAATCTATTCCTAATATGATGGATTTAGGCATCGATTCACTTAAAATTGAAGGTCGTATGAAATCAATTCATTACATTGCAACTGTTGTTTCTGTCTACCGTAAAGTGATTGATGCATATGCTGAAGATCCGCAAAACTTCAAAATCAAACCAGAATGGTTAATAGAACTTGATAAATGTGCCAACAGAGATACAGCATCATCATTCTTTGAAGGCACACCAGGCTATCAACAGCAAATGTTCGGCAATGAATCTAATAAAAAATCACCTTATGATTTCTGCGGTCTAGTGTTAGATTATGACGAAGCAACAAAAATTGCGACAATCCAACAACGCAATCACTTCAAACCTGGACAAGAAGTAGAATTTTTCGGTCCGGAAATCGAAGGTTTCAAACAAATCGTTGATACTATTTATGATGAAGAAGGCAATGAATTAGACGCAGCACGCCATCCATTGCAAATCGTACAATTCAAAGTCGATCATCCAATTTATCCAAACAACATGATGCGAAAGGAAGTATAA
- a CDS encoding peptidase U32 family protein, translating into MTELLVTPKSVEHINVLIEKGADAFVIGEQKFGLRLAGEFDREAMKEAVQLIHENGKKAYAAVNGIFHNYHLNALEDYIQFLHDIKVDRIIFGDPAVVMYVKAQENPIPLNWDAETIVTNYFQCNYWGKRGAKRAVLARELSLEEILNIKAHADVEIEVQVHGMTCMFQSKRMLLGNYYTFQDRQMKIQRNHEDNDKQLLLYDEERENQYPVFEDYNGTHIMSPNDICLIEELEPLLEAGIDSLKIEGVLHTEEYINVCTEQYREAIDLYQEDPEAYEDEKFMLVDPIEAIQPEHRPFDEGFLFKHTVY; encoded by the coding sequence ATGACAGAACTACTTGTGACACCTAAATCAGTAGAACATATCAATGTGCTGATTGAAAAAGGTGCAGATGCCTTTGTAATCGGCGAACAAAAATTCGGTCTGCGTCTTGCCGGCGAGTTTGATCGCGAGGCAATGAAAGAAGCAGTACAACTTATTCATGAGAACGGTAAAAAAGCATACGCTGCAGTCAATGGTATTTTCCATAATTATCATTTAAATGCTTTAGAAGACTATATTCAATTCTTGCATGACATCAAAGTCGACCGCATTATTTTCGGTGATCCGGCTGTTGTGATGTATGTTAAAGCTCAAGAAAACCCTATACCTTTGAATTGGGACGCTGAGACAATCGTCACAAATTATTTTCAATGTAATTATTGGGGGAAACGCGGTGCCAAACGTGCGGTACTCGCCCGTGAATTGAGTTTAGAAGAAATTTTAAATATTAAAGCGCATGCGGATGTAGAAATTGAAGTACAAGTACATGGTATGACTTGTATGTTCCAATCAAAACGTATGCTGCTCGGCAACTATTACACATTCCAAGACCGTCAAATGAAAATTCAACGCAATCATGAAGATAATGATAAACAATTATTGCTTTATGATGAAGAACGTGAAAATCAATATCCTGTATTTGAAGACTATAATGGCACACATATTATGTCTCCGAATGATATTTGCTTGATAGAAGAATTGGAGCCGTTATTAGAAGCAGGCATTGACAGTTTGAAAATAGAAGGTGTATTACATACAGAAGAATATATCAATGTATGTACTGAACAATACAGAGAAGCAATTGATTTGTATCAAGAAGACCCTGAAGCCTATGAAGATGAAAAATTCATGCTTGTAGATCCGATTGAAGCAATTCAACCAGAACATAGACCATTTGATGAAGGTTTCTTATTCAAACATACAGTATATTAA
- the greA gene encoding transcription elongation factor GreA yields the protein MENQKQYPMTQEGFEKLEQELEELKTVKRPEVVEKIKVARSFGDLSENSEYDAAKDEQGFIEQDIQRIEHMIRNALIIEDSGDNNVVQIGKTVTFIEIPDGEEEVYQIVGSAEADAFNGKISNESPIAKSLIGKHLDDEVRVPLPNGAEIKVKITNIQSQ from the coding sequence ATGGAAAACCAAAAACAATATCCAATGACACAAGAAGGTTTTGAGAAGTTAGAACAAGAACTAGAAGAATTAAAAACAGTTAAACGACCAGAAGTCGTTGAAAAAATTAAAGTCGCACGTTCTTTCGGTGACCTATCTGAGAACTCAGAGTATGATGCTGCGAAAGATGAACAAGGATTTATCGAACAAGATATTCAACGTATCGAGCATATGATCAGAAATGCTTTGATCATTGAAGATTCAGGTGACAACAATGTCGTTCAAATCGGTAAAACAGTCACATTTATTGAAATCCCAGACGGTGAAGAAGAAGTTTACCAAATTGTAGGGTCTGCAGAAGCTGATGCATTCAACGGCAAAATCTCAAATGAATCTCCGATTGCTAAAAGCTTAATCGGCAAACATTTAGATGATGAAGTACGTGTGCCGCTTCCAAACGGTGCTGAAATCAAAGTTAAAATCACTAACATTCAATCACAATAA
- the udk gene encoding uridine kinase, with amino-acid sequence MNATTIIGIAGGSGSGKTSVTNEILHNLEGHSVALIAQDYYYKDQSHLTFEERLKTNYDHPFAFDNDLLIQNLMDLRNGIPVEVPTYDYVNHTRSAETIAFQPKDVIIVEGIFALENKTLRDLMDVKIYVDTDADLRILRRLMRDTKERGRSMESVIEQYLNVVRPMHNQFIEPTKRYADIIIPEGGSNKVAIDIMTTKIQSLINNQQ; translated from the coding sequence ATGAATGCTACAACGATTATCGGTATCGCCGGTGGTTCAGGTTCAGGTAAAACCTCTGTAACCAATGAAATTTTGCATAATTTAGAAGGTCACAGTGTTGCATTAATTGCACAAGACTACTATTATAAAGACCAATCCCATTTAACTTTTGAAGAACGATTGAAAACCAACTATGATCATCCATTCGCATTCGATAATGATTTATTAATTCAAAATTTAATGGATTTACGAAATGGCATTCCAGTAGAGGTACCGACATATGATTATGTCAATCACACAAGAAGTGCTGAAACCATTGCATTTCAACCTAAAGATGTTATTATCGTAGAAGGAATATTTGCACTAGAAAACAAAACATTAAGAGATTTAATGGATGTGAAGATTTATGTCGATACAGATGCGGATTTACGTATCTTAAGACGATTGATGCGCGATACTAAAGAACGCGGTCGTTCTATGGAATCGGTTATCGAACAATATTTAAATGTGGTGCGTCCGATGCACAATCAATTTATCGAACCGACGAAAAGATATGCCGATATTATTATTCCAGAAGGTGGAAGCAATAAAGTCGCAATCGACATAATGACAACTAAAATCCAATCATTGATTAACAATCAACAGTAA
- the ruvX gene encoding Holliday junction resolvase RuvX, protein MLTHKIIGLDVGSKTVGVAVSDLMGWTAQGLDTLRINEEENELGITKLAEIIKKEDADTVVIGLPKNMNNSIGFRGEASLKYKEELLKILPDINVVMWDERLSTMAAERSLLEADVSRSKRKKVIDKMAAVFILQGYLDSLQ, encoded by the coding sequence ATGTTAACACATAAGATTATAGGTTTAGATGTTGGCAGTAAAACAGTCGGCGTTGCTGTCAGTGATTTAATGGGTTGGACCGCTCAAGGCTTAGATACACTCCGAATCAATGAAGAAGAAAATGAATTAGGTATTACAAAGTTAGCAGAAATCATAAAAAAAGAAGATGCAGACACTGTTGTAATAGGATTACCGAAAAACATGAATAATTCTATTGGATTTAGAGGCGAAGCTTCGTTAAAATACAAGGAAGAACTTCTGAAGATATTACCTGACATTAATGTGGTAATGTGGGATGAACGCCTTAGTACCATGGCAGCAGAAAGATCATTATTAGAAGCGGATGTTTCTAGAAGCAAACGAAAAAAAGTAATTGATAAAATGGCTGCTGTGTTTATATTGCAAGGTTATTTAGATTCACTACAATAA
- the alaS gene encoding alanine--tRNA ligase: MKQLKASEIRQNFIDYFKEQGHMVEPSAPLVPIDDDSLLWINSGVATLKKYFDGREIPKKPRIVNSQKAIRTNDIENVGFTARHHTFFEMLGNFSIGDYFKREAIEFAWEFLTSDRWMGMEPEKLYVTIHPEDTEAYDLWHDVIGLEESRIIRIEGNFWDIGEGPSGPNTEIFYDRGPEYGKDDPAEEMYPGGENERYLEVWNLVFSEFNHNKDHTYTPLPNKNIDTGMGLERMASIAQNVRTNYETDLFMPIIEDVEKISGKKYQEDADQDVAFKVIADHIRTIAFAIGDGALPANEGRGYVLRRLLRRAVRFSQSLDINEPFMYQLVDAVADIMEPYYPEVKQKADFIKRVIKSEEERFHETLEEGLAILNDMIKDAKAGGNVINGKDAFKLYDTYGFPIELTEEIADNEGLTVDMKTFEAEMQKQRDRARQARQKSESMQIQSEVLKNITTQSTFTGYDVMDQNTKITDIIVNGERVEKADAGDTVFFVLEATPFYAVSGGQVADQGTVSNENFEIEVTEVTNAPNGQNLHKGAVQFGQVAEGAEVEASVNHADRRDIKKNHSATHLLHAALKEVLGDHVNQAGSLVEGDRLRFDFSHFGPVTEEELEQVERRVNEEIWKGIDVTIKEMPIEEAKASGAMALFGEKYGDVVRVVDMSPFSIELCGGIHVQNTSEIGLFKIVSESGTGAGVRRIEALTGKAAFLYLEEIQNKFKAVKHQVKAKQDEQVAEKVSQLIDNEKQLHKQLEQRNQEITALKMGSIDDQIEEINGLKVLALQVDAENAKALRQTMDDFKSKLQDSVIILASDVGDKVALVATVPKSETDKVKAGDLIKNMAPVVGGKGGGRPDMAQGGGSEPSKITEALQFIKNYIKSL, encoded by the coding sequence ATGAAGCAGTTGAAAGCAAGTGAAATTAGACAAAATTTTATTGATTATTTCAAAGAACAAGGACACATGGTAGAACCTTCTGCACCGCTTGTACCGATTGATGATGATTCTTTATTATGGATCAACTCAGGTGTTGCAACACTGAAAAAATATTTTGATGGCCGAGAAATTCCCAAAAAACCAAGAATTGTGAACTCTCAAAAAGCAATCAGAACAAACGATATTGAAAATGTAGGCTTTACAGCACGCCACCATACATTTTTTGAAATGTTAGGTAACTTTTCTATCGGTGATTACTTCAAACGTGAAGCAATTGAATTTGCATGGGAATTCTTAACAAGCGATCGTTGGATGGGGATGGAACCAGAAAAATTATATGTAACCATCCATCCTGAAGATACAGAAGCTTATGATTTATGGCATGATGTGATCGGATTAGAAGAAAGCCGCATTATCCGTATTGAAGGCAACTTCTGGGATATCGGTGAAGGTCCATCTGGTCCAAATACAGAAATTTTCTATGATCGCGGTCCAGAATATGGTAAAGATGATCCAGCGGAAGAAATGTATCCTGGCGGTGAAAACGAACGTTATCTTGAAGTATGGAACTTGGTATTCAGTGAATTCAACCATAATAAAGATCATACGTATACACCGCTTCCTAATAAAAATATTGATACCGGCATGGGGCTGGAACGTATGGCTTCTATTGCACAAAATGTACGTACAAACTATGAAACAGACTTATTTATGCCGATTATTGAAGATGTAGAAAAAATTTCTGGTAAAAAATATCAAGAAGATGCAGACCAAGACGTTGCTTTCAAAGTTATTGCAGACCATATTCGTACAATTGCTTTTGCGATTGGTGACGGTGCTTTACCTGCAAACGAAGGCCGCGGTTATGTATTACGTCGTTTATTACGCCGTGCAGTACGTTTCAGTCAGTCTTTAGATATTAATGAACCATTTATGTATCAATTAGTCGATGCTGTCGCAGATATCATGGAACCTTATTATCCAGAAGTGAAACAAAAAGCAGATTTCATCAAACGTGTAATTAAATCTGAAGAAGAACGTTTCCATGAAACATTAGAAGAAGGTCTAGCAATCTTAAATGATATGATTAAAGATGCTAAAGCTGGCGGCAATGTTATCAATGGTAAAGATGCATTCAAACTTTATGACACATATGGTTTCCCAATTGAACTGACAGAAGAAATTGCGGATAACGAAGGCTTAACTGTAGATATGAAGACATTTGAAGCGGAAATGCAAAAACAAAGAGACCGCGCACGTCAAGCACGTCAAAAATCAGAATCTATGCAAATTCAAAGTGAAGTATTAAAAAATATTACAACGCAAAGTACCTTTACAGGTTACGATGTGATGGATCAAAATACTAAAATCACAGATATCATTGTAAATGGAGAACGTGTAGAAAAAGCAGATGCAGGAGATACTGTATTCTTTGTATTGGAAGCAACACCATTTTACGCTGTCAGCGGTGGTCAAGTTGCAGACCAAGGTACAGTGAGCAATGAAAACTTTGAAATTGAAGTGACAGAAGTTACAAATGCGCCAAACGGTCAGAACTTGCATAAAGGTGCCGTTCAATTCGGTCAAGTAGCTGAAGGTGCTGAAGTAGAAGCATCTGTAAACCATGCAGACCGTCGCGATATCAAGAAAAACCACAGTGCTACACACTTATTGCATGCTGCATTAAAAGAAGTTTTAGGCGACCATGTCAACCAAGCAGGTTCTCTTGTTGAAGGAGACCGCTTACGTTTTGACTTCTCTCATTTCGGTCCGGTAACTGAAGAAGAATTAGAACAAGTTGAACGACGTGTCAACGAAGAAATTTGGAAAGGTATTGACGTTACAATCAAAGAAATGCCGATTGAAGAAGCTAAAGCATCTGGTGCTATGGCTTTATTCGGAGAAAAATACGGAGATGTCGTACGTGTTGTAGATATGTCTCCATTCTCAATTGAATTATGCGGCGGTATTCATGTCCAAAACACATCTGAAATTGGATTGTTCAAGATTGTCAGCGAATCAGGTACTGGTGCAGGTGTACGTCGTATCGAAGCATTAACAGGCAAAGCTGCATTCTTATACCTTGAAGAAATTCAAAATAAATTCAAAGCAGTCAAACATCAAGTGAAAGCAAAACAAGATGAACAGGTTGCTGAAAAAGTCAGTCAGCTCATCGACAACGAAAAACAATTGCATAAACAATTAGAACAGCGCAACCAAGAAATCACTGCATTGAAAATGGGCAGTATCGATGACCAAATCGAAGAAATTAATGGATTAAAAGTCTTGGCATTGCAAGTTGATGCAGAGAATGCAAAAGCATTGAGACAAACAATGGATGATTTCAAATCTAAATTACAAGATTCAGTGATTATTTTAGCGAGTGATGTCGGAGATAAAGTCGCTTTAGTCGCAACTGTTCCTAAATCAGAAACAGATAAAGTAAAAGCAGGAGACTTAATTAAAAATATGGCACCTGTTGTCGGTGGTAAAGGCGGCGGCCGTCCAGATATGGCTCAAGGCGGCGGCAGTGAACCAAGCAAGATAACAGAGGCATTACAATTCATTAAAAACTATATTAAATCGCTATAA